Proteins encoded within one genomic window of Rubripirellula tenax:
- a CDS encoding DUF1501 domain-containing protein: MHPSESLFPQPTTRREMLRDCGVGFGSLALFDLVGREASAADSASTLAIGAVPIHYPTKAKHVIHLFMNGGPSQVDTFDPKPELARLNGKSAPMENLKTERPTGAVLASPYKFQNYGECGLPVSELFSHTAQHMDDICVIRSMHADVPNHEPSLMLMNTGESRLVRPSMGSWLTYGLGSENENLPAFVAMCPGGYPIKESQNWQNGFLPGKYQATYVDTAGERVEQLIDHIQSRGVAPHDQREQLDLLARLNRAHAAHRGADAKLESRIESFELAYRMQSEAADAFDVSRETAQTRLLYGGGAFARQALIARRLVERGVRFVQLYTGAGQPWDDHDDLEVRHRKNAETVDRAIGALLTDLKRIGILDETLVMWGGEFGRTPVVEMPKEGSNQGKMNGRDHNHYGFTCWLAGGGVKGGQAVGATDELGFKAVENRVHVHDLHATVLRLMGYDHKRLTYPYAGRDFRLTDVHGRVVDEVLA; this comes from the coding sequence ATGCATCCAAGTGAATCCCTTTTTCCGCAGCCAACAACACGTCGCGAGATGCTGCGCGATTGCGGTGTGGGTTTCGGTTCGTTGGCACTTTTCGATTTGGTCGGTCGCGAAGCATCGGCCGCGGATTCTGCGTCGACCTTGGCCATCGGGGCAGTGCCCATTCACTATCCCACCAAAGCCAAGCACGTCATCCACTTGTTCATGAATGGCGGCCCCAGCCAAGTGGACACATTCGATCCGAAGCCGGAGCTAGCCAGATTGAATGGTAAATCGGCTCCGATGGAAAACTTGAAGACCGAACGTCCGACGGGCGCGGTGCTGGCTTCGCCGTACAAGTTTCAAAACTATGGCGAGTGCGGGTTGCCGGTCAGCGAGTTGTTCTCGCACACGGCACAGCACATGGACGATATCTGCGTCATTCGCAGCATGCATGCCGACGTACCCAATCACGAACCGTCACTGATGTTGATGAACACGGGCGAATCAAGATTGGTGCGTCCCAGTATGGGGTCGTGGCTGACGTACGGTTTGGGAAGCGAGAACGAGAACTTGCCGGCGTTCGTTGCAATGTGCCCGGGCGGTTATCCGATCAAAGAATCCCAGAATTGGCAGAACGGTTTTCTGCCGGGGAAGTACCAAGCGACCTACGTCGATACCGCGGGCGAACGCGTCGAGCAGTTGATCGATCACATCCAAAGTCGTGGCGTCGCGCCGCACGATCAACGCGAACAATTGGATCTGTTGGCCCGCTTGAACCGGGCTCACGCGGCGCACCGCGGTGCCGACGCCAAGTTGGAGTCGCGCATTGAATCATTCGAGCTGGCCTATCGAATGCAAAGCGAAGCCGCCGATGCGTTTGACGTATCGCGAGAAACCGCCCAGACGCGTTTGTTGTACGGCGGAGGCGCGTTTGCAAGGCAAGCATTGATCGCCCGCCGATTGGTGGAACGCGGCGTTCGGTTCGTACAACTCTACACCGGCGCCGGCCAACCGTGGGACGACCACGACGACCTTGAAGTCCGTCATCGCAAGAATGCCGAAACGGTCGACCGGGCAATCGGCGCGTTGCTGACCGATTTGAAACGCATCGGGATTCTGGACGAGACGTTGGTGATGTGGGGTGGCGAATTCGGGCGGACTCCGGTCGTCGAGATGCCCAAAGAGGGATCCAACCAAGGCAAAATGAACGGTCGCGATCACAACCACTATGGGTTCACATGCTGGCTTGCCGGTGGTGGCGTCAAAGGAGGCCAAGCGGTCGGCGCGACCGACGAACTTGGATTCAAGGCGGTCGAGAATCGCGTCCATGTTCACGACCTGCACGCGACGGTGCTGCGATTGATGGGCTACGACCACAAACGATTGACGTATCCCTACGCCGGCCGCGATTTTCGATTGACCGACGTCCACGGCCGTGTCGTGGACGAAGTCTTGGCTTAG
- a CDS encoding FAD-binding protein, whose product MNEPLLKPTCESDLVDAIASCEHVVAIGNRTKPAMSPGSGVTLVSLSAMTGIIEYEPSEFTFTARSGTRIDEVRDVLSERNQYLPFDPMLVDAGATLGGTVASGLSGPGRFRFGGVRDFIIGCVFVSGDGKVIRSGGKVVKNAAGFDIPKLMVGSLGRLGVMTELTFKVFPKPLSTLTLSVACESYTQLIDRIQQAASSRWELDAIDARPNELKVLLRIAGPQEANQAIASEITSRWTGDVSELESCEAFWHSVTELTFAPHRSHVVKVPTASTVFSSLDHHVSAAGNVTWIATDDVTDLDAKLTKLGVPGLVVRGEWSASIVGKIHTSHMSRNIKTAMEPHGRFPG is encoded by the coding sequence GTGAATGAGCCTCTGTTGAAACCAACCTGCGAAAGTGATCTGGTCGATGCGATTGCCTCATGCGAGCACGTCGTGGCAATCGGCAACCGAACTAAGCCGGCAATGTCCCCAGGCTCCGGTGTTACCCTCGTATCACTATCTGCAATGACCGGGATCATCGAGTACGAGCCCTCTGAATTCACGTTTACCGCAAGGTCCGGAACGCGAATCGACGAAGTTCGCGACGTCTTATCGGAACGAAATCAGTACTTGCCGTTCGATCCGATGCTGGTCGATGCCGGCGCGACGCTTGGCGGCACGGTCGCGTCAGGATTGTCGGGTCCGGGTCGATTTCGATTCGGCGGTGTCCGTGACTTCATCATCGGATGCGTCTTCGTCTCGGGTGACGGCAAAGTCATTCGATCTGGTGGCAAAGTTGTGAAGAACGCCGCGGGTTTCGATATCCCGAAGTTGATGGTCGGCAGCCTCGGACGGCTTGGCGTGATGACCGAATTGACGTTCAAGGTCTTCCCGAAGCCGCTATCGACGCTCACGTTGTCGGTGGCTTGTGAGTCCTACACCCAGTTGATCGATCGCATCCAACAAGCCGCCTCCAGCCGCTGGGAACTGGATGCCATCGATGCGCGACCGAATGAGCTGAAGGTGTTGTTGCGAATCGCCGGGCCCCAGGAGGCGAATCAAGCGATTGCGTCTGAGATCACAAGCCGATGGACGGGCGACGTTTCCGAATTGGAATCGTGCGAAGCATTCTGGCATTCCGTAACCGAATTGACGTTCGCGCCCCATCGATCTCATGTGGTGAAAGTGCCAACTGCATCGACGGTATTTTCGAGTCTTGACCATCATGTCAGCGCGGCCGGAAACGTCACCTGGATCGCGACCGACGACGTGACGGACCTTGACGCAAAACTGACAAAGTTGGGCGTGCCCGGGTTGGTAGTGCGTGGCGAATGGAGTGCATCGATCGTTGGAAAAATTCACACGTCCCACATGTCACGAAACATCAAGACGGCGATGGAACCTCATGGCCGGTTCCCCGGTTGA
- a CDS encoding metal ABC transporter permease: MSLFDTVFAYNTLVVLAGTMLLGVAAGITGTFLLLRGRALAGDVIGHAALPGVAIAFLVYSMVAPGAGKSLPVMLLGGAISSGLGMLSVLWLRRVARLPEDAVLAIVLSTFFGAGVVIMPIVQASPTGSQAGLPGFIFGQAASIRQADVMLLGSIAIVTIVTAMMLLKEWTLMCFDEGLATVLGYPVRLLDLLLMSLVVAVCVAGMQSVGLLLIVALLIIPASAARYWSDSIRPNIWISAAIGAISAGLGSLASAIVPKLSTGAIIVVVAAAMLAFSVVVGRRHGWLVTRWSGRQDLPSI; encoded by the coding sequence ATGTCACTTTTCGATACCGTCTTTGCCTACAACACTCTCGTCGTACTGGCGGGAACGATGTTGCTTGGTGTCGCCGCGGGGATCACGGGAACGTTCCTGTTGCTTCGCGGACGTGCGCTTGCCGGTGATGTGATCGGGCACGCCGCGTTGCCCGGTGTGGCGATCGCGTTCTTGGTGTATTCGATGGTCGCGCCCGGCGCGGGCAAGAGTCTGCCCGTGATGTTGTTGGGCGGCGCGATCAGCAGCGGACTGGGAATGCTCTCGGTACTTTGGCTGCGCCGTGTCGCACGCTTGCCCGAAGACGCGGTGCTTGCGATCGTGCTGAGCACGTTCTTTGGCGCGGGTGTCGTTATCATGCCCATCGTCCAAGCGTCGCCGACGGGCAGCCAAGCCGGGTTGCCCGGATTCATTTTCGGACAAGCCGCGTCGATCCGCCAAGCCGACGTGATGCTGCTTGGTTCCATCGCGATCGTGACCATCGTGACGGCCATGATGCTGTTGAAAGAATGGACGTTGATGTGTTTCGACGAAGGGCTGGCTACCGTTCTTGGATATCCCGTTCGTTTGTTGGACCTGTTATTGATGTCGCTGGTGGTCGCCGTTTGCGTCGCCGGCATGCAATCGGTGGGTCTGCTGCTGATCGTTGCGCTACTGATCATTCCGGCAAGTGCGGCGCGGTACTGGTCGGATTCGATCCGCCCCAACATTTGGATCTCGGCCGCAATCGGGGCGATCTCGGCTGGGCTGGGATCGCTGGCCAGTGCGATTGTGCCAAAGTTGAGTACCGGGGCGATCATCGTCGTCGTCGCGGCAGCAATGTTGGCGTTCAGTGTTGTCGTTGGTCGCCGGCACGGATGGCTGGTCACGCGGTGGTCGGGTCGACAGGACTTGCCAAGCATCTAA
- a CDS encoding metal ABC transporter solute-binding protein, Zn/Mn family, with protein MKNAKTPVSSSDRRFVTAILVSLAMLWAALLSGGCGNSNATSTGNGGDARKVIVTTTGMVGDMVSTLMGPDARVETIMGPGVDPHLYSPSRSVSVQLRGADIVVYNGLHLEGRLGEVLESRSGDEGTTIAIGEWLPHDRLLDADAGVHDPHIWMDVTLWSEAVEQVAQRLIALMPEHAEAIRERATAYRAELAQLDRFGAAAIESIPSSQRILVTAHDAFRYFGKRYGIEVHGVQGVSTISDAAIRDVNRLVDLITTRKVPAVFFESSVSPRQVKAIVEGARSRGQTVSSDWELLSDSMGATGSPTGNYIGMMRHNFSTIATALGGSVPTDDTLQSVESESND; from the coding sequence GTGAAAAACGCGAAAACGCCCGTTTCATCCTCCGACCGCCGCTTCGTGACTGCCATTTTGGTGTCATTAGCGATGCTATGGGCTGCCCTTTTATCGGGCGGTTGTGGCAACTCAAATGCGACATCGACGGGCAACGGCGGCGACGCTCGGAAGGTGATTGTCACGACGACGGGAATGGTCGGTGACATGGTTTCAACTTTGATGGGACCGGATGCGCGTGTTGAAACGATCATGGGACCCGGCGTGGATCCTCACCTGTACTCGCCATCGCGGTCGGTGTCCGTCCAACTGCGCGGCGCCGACATTGTCGTTTACAACGGTCTGCATCTTGAAGGTCGCTTGGGCGAAGTCCTGGAAAGCCGTAGTGGCGACGAGGGCACGACGATTGCCATCGGCGAATGGTTGCCCCACGATCGATTGCTCGACGCTGACGCCGGCGTTCACGACCCGCACATTTGGATGGACGTAACGCTGTGGAGCGAAGCGGTCGAGCAAGTCGCCCAGCGGCTGATCGCATTGATGCCCGAGCACGCCGAAGCCATCCGCGAAAGAGCGACCGCCTACCGCGCCGAACTCGCGCAGCTGGATCGGTTCGGTGCCGCGGCGATCGAAAGCATTCCATCGTCGCAGCGGATCCTGGTGACGGCACACGACGCGTTTCGCTACTTTGGCAAGCGATACGGAATCGAAGTTCACGGGGTCCAAGGCGTTTCAACGATCAGCGATGCCGCAATTCGCGACGTCAACCGATTGGTCGACTTGATCACAACGCGAAAGGTTCCCGCCGTGTTCTTTGAATCGAGTGTTTCGCCCCGACAAGTCAAGGCGATCGTCGAAGGCGCCCGCAGTCGCGGCCAAACGGTCAGCAGCGACTGGGAACTGCTTAGCGATTCGATGGGCGCCACGGGAAGCCCGACAGGCAACTACATCGGAATGATGCGACACAATTTTTCGACGATCGCAACTGCGCTCGGCGGATCGGTCCCGACAGACGACACATTACAATCCGTTGAATCGGAGTCGAACGATTGA
- the miaA gene encoding tRNA (adenosine(37)-N6)-dimethylallyltransferase MiaA, whose product MPAHCFESLAAQAIVLAGPTASGKSALGIELARLVNGEILSLDSIAVYRGMDIGTAKPTAAEQSAVPHHLIDLVEPTEEFSVVRYLRAAHAAVADVRSRGRTPIFVGGTPMFLKGVLRGFDPGPPADWEFREAVEADLQAHGVDALRDRLQQVDPLAAHRIGKNDARRMIRALEVARSTGQPISHRQIQFDRPIAASKCRVVALGWPRKMLHERIAARVEAMFCGGLVAEVQGLLDRHDELSRTAAQAVGYREVIDHLKRGTRIEETITYVATHTRQLAKRQESWYRSFSEIRRIEVDESFDVVGVANRIVDQFAEQSDQANRRKSS is encoded by the coding sequence ATGCCCGCACACTGTTTCGAATCGCTCGCCGCCCAAGCCATCGTGTTGGCGGGCCCGACGGCGTCTGGAAAAAGTGCACTTGGTATCGAACTGGCTCGGCTGGTCAACGGCGAAATACTGTCTCTTGATTCGATTGCTGTTTACCGCGGCATGGATATCGGCACGGCGAAACCAACGGCGGCGGAACAGAGTGCGGTGCCGCATCATTTGATCGACTTGGTCGAGCCGACCGAGGAGTTCAGCGTCGTTCGATATTTGCGGGCCGCGCATGCGGCAGTCGCGGATGTCCGCAGTCGCGGTCGAACTCCGATCTTTGTCGGCGGGACGCCGATGTTCTTGAAGGGGGTTCTTCGTGGCTTCGATCCGGGACCGCCTGCGGACTGGGAATTTCGTGAAGCGGTCGAAGCCGACTTGCAAGCTCATGGCGTCGATGCGCTACGCGACCGTTTGCAGCAAGTCGATCCATTGGCGGCCCACCGAATCGGCAAGAACGACGCACGAAGAATGATCCGTGCGCTTGAGGTGGCACGGTCGACTGGACAACCGATCAGCCATCGGCAAATCCAATTCGACCGCCCCATCGCAGCATCCAAGTGCCGAGTGGTCGCGCTCGGATGGCCGCGGAAGATGCTACACGAGCGCATTGCCGCCCGTGTCGAAGCGATGTTCTGTGGCGGGCTGGTCGCCGAGGTGCAAGGACTGCTCGACCGACACGACGAACTTTCCCGGACCGCGGCGCAGGCCGTAGGGTACCGTGAAGTCATCGACCATTTGAAGCGAGGCACTCGCATCGAAGAAACGATCACCTATGTGGCAACGCACACGCGTCAATTGGCAAAGCGTCAAGAATCATGGTACCGATCGTTCAGTGAAATTCGCCGAATCGAGGTCGACGAATCCTTCGACGTCGTCGGCGTTGCGAATCGAATCGTGGATCAGTTTGCAGAACAATCCGACCAAGCAAACCGTCGCAAATCGAGCTAA
- a CDS encoding PSD1 and planctomycete cytochrome C domain-containing protein: MPVRSHCVAIRPSPSWASLQIVSMLIVAFVGPRVVADDGVDFFESKVRPLLVDHCYECHSAETGESAGQFLIDSAVGMRIGGLHGAALVPGDAENSLLIKVVAYDNPEMQMPPAGKLSDDAIEILRHWIASGAADPRQATSTVAATSPMDRDPKTHWAFVAPVHPDAPRGAIDGASSDRDVLDAWARRSAKSAGVDVIRQADDSDLVRRLHFDLTGLPPTAQQITEYQQSERPDRYMRLVDELLASPAFAERLGRLWLDVARYADTVGYDFGGKERRIKGSERYRDWVIAAVASDMPYDRMIEHQLAGDRTDPNNADGNLDAMGFLTLGRKFINGLDVTDDRIDVITRGLLGLTVTCARCHDHKFDPIPTTDYYSLFGVLASSRQPDDGASPLMMTDKAKVGDQPVLIRGQAGNNGPLAPRQFLTSLQKPNEPRFTDGSGRWELAQRIVARDNPLTARVMVNRLWGHLIGKPLVDSPSDFGFRTQRPAVPEVLDELASDFVEHFSIKRTVRRIVSTRIYRQSSATDAPTIAADPDNRWLARGNRRRLDFESLRDSLLYVAGSLDARLGGPPLEITLPTPTPRRTIYAMIDRQNLPALFRTFDFASPDTHSPQRYFTTVPQQALFLMNSPQVLDLARQTASAANVGIDNASMNERIESLFRRVLRRSPSDYETTMAIEFLKTPASPLGPSMDPRSMWSYGVARVDGDQSVTEFQPFTHFTGDRWQTSPTFPDTSPSGYAFLDRENGHSPRPSDLAVVRRLTSPVDAIVKVRGQVGHRDNDNGDGIQVGIWIGGKRKFFATEKGNQRPVGPITGRVKAGQTIDLAVSPGPSDTSDSFFLRMTVQLSGVSGEILETNTARDFMGPQSVTGDQPLNRWAQLAHVLMMSNEFAFVD, translated from the coding sequence ATGCCTGTTCGTTCTCATTGCGTCGCTATTCGCCCTTCACCATCATGGGCGTCCCTGCAGATCGTTTCGATGCTGATCGTCGCTTTCGTCGGTCCGCGAGTCGTCGCGGACGACGGTGTCGATTTCTTTGAGTCCAAGGTTCGTCCCTTACTGGTCGATCACTGTTACGAATGCCACAGCGCCGAAACGGGTGAATCGGCGGGGCAGTTCTTGATTGATTCGGCGGTCGGAATGCGAATCGGCGGCCTTCACGGTGCTGCGTTGGTGCCCGGCGATGCGGAGAACAGTTTGCTGATCAAGGTCGTGGCGTACGACAATCCCGAAATGCAAATGCCGCCCGCGGGCAAGCTTAGCGACGACGCCATCGAAATACTGCGGCATTGGATCGCAAGCGGAGCCGCTGATCCTCGCCAGGCAACGTCGACCGTAGCTGCGACGTCGCCGATGGATCGTGATCCGAAAACCCACTGGGCGTTTGTCGCTCCGGTGCATCCCGATGCACCTCGCGGAGCTATCGATGGAGCTTCGAGTGATCGCGATGTCCTCGATGCGTGGGCCAGGCGATCGGCTAAGTCCGCAGGCGTCGATGTGATCCGGCAAGCCGACGATAGTGACTTGGTTCGGCGTTTGCATTTTGATCTGACGGGGTTGCCACCCACCGCCCAGCAGATCACCGAATACCAACAATCCGAGCGGCCCGATCGATACATGCGTTTGGTCGACGAACTGTTGGCCAGTCCCGCGTTCGCCGAGCGATTGGGGCGGCTATGGTTGGATGTGGCTCGCTATGCCGATACCGTCGGATACGACTTTGGCGGTAAAGAACGCCGCATCAAAGGCAGCGAGCGCTATCGCGATTGGGTGATCGCCGCAGTGGCAAGCGATATGCCTTACGATCGCATGATAGAACACCAATTGGCCGGCGACCGAACGGATCCCAACAACGCCGATGGGAACCTTGATGCGATGGGATTCTTGACGCTCGGTCGAAAATTCATCAACGGCCTCGACGTCACCGATGACCGCATCGACGTGATCACTCGCGGGCTGCTCGGTTTGACCGTCACGTGCGCTCGTTGCCACGATCACAAATTCGACCCGATTCCGACGACCGACTACTATTCGCTGTTCGGTGTCTTGGCCAGCAGCCGGCAACCCGACGATGGTGCTAGCCCGTTGATGATGACCGACAAAGCGAAAGTTGGGGACCAACCGGTTCTGATTCGCGGTCAAGCCGGAAACAACGGGCCGCTGGCACCTCGCCAGTTCCTGACCTCATTGCAGAAACCAAACGAGCCGCGTTTCACCGATGGCAGTGGTCGATGGGAATTGGCCCAGCGAATCGTTGCACGCGATAACCCGTTGACCGCTCGTGTGATGGTCAACCGATTGTGGGGACATTTGATCGGCAAGCCGCTGGTGGATTCGCCAAGCGACTTTGGCTTTCGAACGCAACGACCCGCTGTCCCCGAAGTACTGGACGAGCTTGCCTCCGATTTCGTCGAGCACTTCAGCATCAAGCGAACCGTTCGCCGCATCGTGTCCACGCGGATCTATCGTCAATCATCGGCAACCGATGCCCCGACCATCGCCGCCGATCCCGACAATCGCTGGCTCGCGAGAGGCAACCGACGGCGACTCGATTTCGAGTCACTGCGGGACTCGCTGCTATACGTTGCCGGATCGTTGGACGCACGCCTCGGCGGCCCGCCGCTTGAGATCACGTTGCCGACGCCCACTCCCCGTCGAACGATCTACGCGATGATCGATCGACAAAACTTGCCGGCGTTGTTTCGGACGTTTGACTTCGCCAGCCCCGATACCCATTCGCCGCAGCGTTACTTCACGACCGTCCCCCAACAAGCCCTGTTTCTGATGAACAGCCCGCAAGTGCTGGACTTGGCGCGCCAAACTGCATCTGCGGCGAATGTCGGAATCGACAACGCATCCATGAACGAACGAATCGAATCGTTGTTTCGACGCGTGCTGCGTAGGTCTCCGTCGGATTACGAAACGACGATGGCGATCGAGTTTCTGAAGACACCCGCATCACCGTTGGGACCTTCGATGGATCCGCGATCGATGTGGAGCTACGGCGTCGCACGTGTCGATGGCGATCAATCCGTCACCGAGTTTCAGCCGTTCACCCATTTCACCGGTGACCGTTGGCAAACTTCACCGACGTTCCCAGATACATCGCCAAGCGGGTACGCTTTTTTGGATCGCGAAAACGGCCATTCGCCGCGACCGTCGGACCTGGCCGTGGTAAGGCGGTTGACGTCGCCTGTGGATGCGATTGTGAAGGTTCGCGGACAAGTCGGTCATCGCGACAACGACAATGGCGACGGAATCCAGGTCGGGATCTGGATCGGCGGAAAACGCAAGTTCTTCGCGACCGAAAAGGGGAACCAACGTCCGGTGGGACCGATCACCGGGCGCGTCAAAGCGGGTCAGACGATCGATTTGGCGGTCAGCCCTGGCCCGAGCGATACGTCGGATTCGTTCTTTTTGCGAATGACGGTTCAATTGAGCGGCGTTAGTGGAGAGATCCTGGAAACCAACACGGCACGAGACTTCATGGGGCCGCAATCGGTAACCGGCGATCAGCCGCTCAACCGATGGGCCCAGTTGGCTCATGTGTTGATGATGAGCAACGAATTCGCGTTTGTGGATTGA
- a CDS encoding metal ABC transporter ATP-binding protein: protein MIESNAAPPTVCPLRAIDVTIAYRSQPVLERVSFSTPPGTLTAIVGPNGAGKSTLIKASLGLIEPAEGKFEFFGKTFGEVAGRVSYVPQRTTVDWDFPVTALDVVCMGLYRKIGWLRPVRSKHREQAIEALRSVGMQDLRKRQISQLSGGQQQRVFLARSLVQGAELFLMDEPLAGVDASTERTIIDVLHRLRDAGQTAMVVHHDLDTVADYFDRVLLLNRRIIAEGPTKEVMRPRLLKEAYGGKLLIFDNKDE from the coding sequence TTGATCGAATCGAATGCAGCACCGCCGACCGTGTGTCCGCTTCGCGCGATCGATGTCACGATCGCCTATCGCAGCCAGCCTGTCTTGGAACGCGTCAGCTTTTCAACGCCGCCGGGCACGTTGACGGCAATCGTTGGTCCCAACGGCGCGGGAAAGAGCACGCTTATCAAGGCTTCGCTTGGCTTGATCGAGCCTGCGGAAGGAAAGTTTGAGTTCTTTGGAAAAACGTTCGGCGAAGTGGCTGGTCGCGTCAGCTACGTGCCGCAGCGGACGACCGTCGACTGGGACTTTCCGGTCACCGCATTGGACGTGGTTTGCATGGGACTTTACCGCAAGATCGGTTGGCTACGGCCGGTGCGATCGAAGCATCGCGAGCAGGCCATCGAAGCGCTGCGAAGCGTCGGAATGCAGGATCTTCGCAAACGTCAGATCAGCCAACTCTCGGGCGGCCAGCAACAGCGAGTCTTCTTGGCTCGGTCGCTGGTTCAAGGTGCCGAACTGTTTTTGATGGACGAACCGCTGGCCGGTGTCGACGCGTCGACCGAGCGAACGATCATCGATGTCCTTCACCGACTTCGCGACGCGGGGCAAACCGCGATGGTTGTCCACCATGATCTCGACACGGTCGCGGATTACTTTGACCGAGTGCTACTTCTGAATCGACGCATCATTGCCGAGGGTCCAACCAAAGAAGTCATGCGACCGCGTCTATTGAAAGAAGCCTACGGCGGTAAACTGCTGATATTCGACAACAAAGACGAATAG
- a CDS encoding CpsB/CapC family capsule biosynthesis tyrosine phosphatase: MGLFWNHDVAVCEMADINSGIFRCSADGNVHWPKSLRFAELAAEDGIRRAVAVTNFGTMDTVVRRLGLFNALLIRHRVELEVKAAVEFSLGSDLFNQIVRAATVMGGLNRHYVMLRIHPGTSLPIASVVETIRKMHLRTILVAPERCDALVHRPTEWKRLASAGALIQFSAKSLLDESNPRRIRFCRSMIREGRCHFIGTELGRDDGTSVSLAEAFRVIARWADIETATNLCWGNTNCVWENQPVQVSDRFNRSAGRQWFRRPTKLAA, translated from the coding sequence ATGGGATTGTTTTGGAATCATGACGTCGCCGTCTGTGAGATGGCTGACATCAACAGCGGTATCTTCCGATGCTCGGCGGACGGGAACGTCCACTGGCCCAAGAGTCTGCGATTCGCCGAACTCGCAGCCGAAGACGGCATCCGACGCGCTGTTGCGGTAACAAACTTTGGAACGATGGACACCGTCGTTCGTCGTCTGGGATTGTTCAACGCTCTCTTGATTCGGCATCGTGTCGAACTCGAAGTTAAGGCAGCCGTCGAGTTTTCGCTCGGCAGTGACTTGTTCAATCAGATCGTACGGGCGGCAACCGTGATGGGTGGTTTGAATCGGCACTACGTGATGCTGCGAATTCACCCGGGTACGTCGCTGCCCATTGCATCGGTTGTCGAGACCATTCGAAAGATGCACTTGAGAACGATCTTGGTCGCGCCTGAACGTTGTGATGCATTGGTGCATCGACCGACCGAGTGGAAACGACTCGCGTCGGCAGGCGCCCTCATTCAATTCTCGGCCAAGAGTCTGCTAGATGAATCGAATCCGCGACGCATCCGATTTTGTCGATCGATGATTCGCGAAGGTCGGTGTCACTTCATCGGTACGGAATTGGGCCGCGACGATGGCACGTCGGTCTCGCTCGCCGAAGCATTCCGTGTGATCGCACGCTGGGCCGATATCGAAACGGCAACGAACTTGTGTTGGGGAAACACGAACTGCGTCTGGGAAAACCAGCCCGTTCAAGTTTCCGACCGATTCAATCGCTCGGCCGGAAGACAATGGTTTCGTCGGCCCACCAAGTTGGCGGCTTAG
- a CDS encoding GNAT family N-acetyltransferase, producing MGLTYFKRFRMEYDLLDWRFADATVPAGYALIPFSSGIMREHATAKYQSFRQELDANVFPCLGRRDGCMRLMREISSRDGFVPGATWLCRHRDPATGHWNPVGTIQGLEIEGWGAIQNIGIDTLHRGRGLGTILMARAAEGFREAGLTRMHLEVTTDNTAAIRLYERIGFKRAQVVYKAAEVAGV from the coding sequence ATGGGACTGACGTACTTCAAGCGATTTCGAATGGAATACGATCTGTTGGATTGGCGTTTCGCCGATGCGACCGTTCCAGCCGGCTATGCCTTGATCCCGTTCAGTTCCGGAATCATGCGAGAACACGCGACGGCGAAGTATCAAAGTTTTCGCCAAGAACTGGACGCCAATGTGTTCCCCTGTCTGGGGCGTCGCGACGGCTGCATGCGTTTGATGCGAGAGATCTCGTCACGAGACGGTTTCGTGCCCGGCGCGACTTGGCTGTGCCGCCATCGCGATCCGGCGACCGGACACTGGAATCCCGTCGGTACGATTCAAGGGTTAGAGATCGAAGGCTGGGGCGCGATCCAGAATATCGGAATCGATACACTCCACCGCGGTCGCGGGCTGGGCACGATCTTGATGGCTCGCGCGGCCGAAGGATTTCGCGAGGCCGGATTGACGCGAATGCACCTGGAAGTGACGACCGACAACACCGCCGCGATACGTTTGTACGAACGGATCGGATTCAAGCGAGCCCAAGTGGTTTACAAAGCCGCCGAAGTTGCCGGTGTCTAG